The genomic stretch ttacaaattcttaataaagttttttatcGCTATTTTTTTAGAGTAGTACATTCATAGTAGACGACACACAccatgtaaaattaaatcgagtcgtagcaaagaattttattctacatGTTGTTTCGCAGTAATAAGACAGTAGTTGTGTAAAAGTCCATGTACTCTATGTGCGAAAAAATACAATTGTCACTctcaaaaattctattaaaaacaCCTCGTTCTGTGGAAGTCATATCTAAAGAACAATTTTCACAAAAAAGCAAATGGAACTCCCCACCTAGTGCCTCGTTCTATTTTATCCTAACTTATCGATAAAATCCGCGATATTAAGAACCAAGCGGACACTTTTTTTCTGTCGCATATTTTAAGGGAACGACGATTGGGCCATATGAATATAACTAAGGAAGTCATATTACGTTCAGATACAAGTTCAGGGCAATGGTAGAACCTATCTAATGTAATCCagatccttttttttcaaaccattctcaatatattttaacaaatgcTGTACTTTTATACATAGGTTTTGAATCAAAAGGATCTAGATCCTCTAAATTCTGTTTCTTTGTtagtatgtaaaaaaaaaacaagtatcCTGAGATTTATTCATATGGCATAATAGTTTTAGTCCTTTAGACTAACTGCTCTTAATAGCTTCGGTGCACTGTTTTCCATtcattttttcctttttctttgcttttcaTGGTATTTGTAAAGTTTGATGTCATCAGATATTGGACTCCGATTTTATTCAGGTTCTTCTCCCTCTATATATGAACAAATCTTTATATAATACACATCATATTATGTATATCATGCAATAATGCACAGgatataattaacgtttacCTTCACGATCTCCTTCATCATCTACCAATAGATCATCCTCTTCATTAACACCGTCATCCTCATCATTCACAGCCTCGTCGTCATCATCGTCTTCATCAATGTCATCCTCAACTACCACTATGCTGTCATCTccttcctctccttctcctccttcATCGCCATCATCTGCACCTTCTGCATCTTCatcttcgtcttcttcttcacTTTCACATTCCTCCCCATCACCCTCAATGCCATTTTCAACGTCTATATCTGGAGCCAGATAATACTAAAACCCATGAAAGcataataatgtattaaagtGTAAATTtgacatatttaaatttcaaaaagttatttaagTATTTACCTGCAATGGATTAGGCCACATATCATCTTTAATTAGTTCTGCTATTTCGTCTGAACTTGGATCTCCATGATCCGTAAACCAATCGAAAAATGACCTGTGTTTGAGTGGCCTTTTGCGTCCTTTCAGTGGTGTTTTGGTTTTgcttttctttgttaaatCCGCACCATCTTTCCAACGAATAGATGTACTTTGAGATGCTGGATCTCCTGCAAAACAGCAGGAGATTCATCGCAACTATGACactcaattaaattatatcaaattaaatcatatccattgatttaatttgatataattattccattaatatgttatataatatttttctaattattatataactaGCGTTTTACAGATTACTATTGAATTACTAACAGAATGCTGACAAAAAATGCGCTCACCAGAAGATCCTAAATGAAATTCCTTAGTTAAGACATCATTTTCAAAATATGGATTCTCatcaaagtaaaaattaattctatagCCGGACTTGATATCTTCAAATTCTTCAACTTCTAATTTGTTTAGGAATCTCAGTGCATCTTCTTCATCTTCCTCCAAGATTTCTGCTATTTCTTTGTTGTTTacaaactaaattttttattaaggaAAAAATGTTAGCATAGGTTAATTTGATACAAAcgataatcaattaataattaacgatcaTCAATGTTGTTTTATCATTCAGAACAGCTCGTGAAGGatcagaaataataattttcaattcgaAAAAAATCCCTGCATGCTCTACCGACTCGCGCGTCGAATATAAAGTGTTCGTCGAGTCGTCGCGCGTTTCTACGGGTCAGAAACGGCAGGGCGTAAGATCCGCCGCAGGTACGGCGTTTAATTCGGCGACCGGTACGAAAGGCATGCTCGTAAAACGTGTAATCGTTCTACGCGGTAACACGCGCACGTACACAAGTAGGCAAGATGGCGGCGGTCGCCGGTGGACGCCGGCACCGTCGGGAAACGTCAAAACGGCGCGCGGCCGCTTCACGTTGTCGTGCCACGGAGCGGCGCCGGGGGGCTCGGGTGGGTGGAAGGGGGCGGCGGCACGAAAGGGCGTCGGGACGAAAAGGATACAGCGGTAACCCAGAAGTTGGGTATCCTCTTGATGATGTCGTTGCGCTTCTGGAAGTAGGGCTTGCGCAGCTTGTTGTACTTCTTCTCGACTTCGAGGATCTCGTCACTGGCCTTCTCGTTCAGGCCATCGATTTGATTCTGACAGCCGTCGATCTCCTCAAGAGTCTTCTGTATCTCGACGTCGTAGTCGCGGGCGTCCCCCTCGCCCGAGCCGGGATCCTCCAGCTCCTTGGCCTTCTTGTTTGCCGACGACATGGTACTCAAACGCGCGCTCTTCTCGCCACCTCTACTACACGCCGCACTCTGTTTATCTCTTGTACGCGTTCCGCTCTCGCACGTCACGCCGCCGATGCCGAGAGTGCGCTCACGGCGCGCAAATGCCGAGTGCGGGCCACGAAGGCCGCGAATTACCTAGAATGGCGGTCACATCGTAGATCGGTCGTACTCAGTTGCACTCTGCACTGCACTTCAAGCCACTAAGTCACGACAATTTAACAAACGTTCACTACGAGCCGCCACCGGCTCCAGTTGCAATTGTCGATCAAATTTTGCTAACCTCAAGGGCTACACGGAAAAGTGTGTGATTGTTACTGACATCGGGATTCCGTTGAATTATTCGATCATTCGCAATGCCGCTGGAAAATCTAGAGGAGGAAGGGCTGGAGAAAAACCCAAACTTGGAGCTGGCGCAGACGAAATTTCTATTAGGGCTTCGCGAACACACGGACGACGCCTTCTTGAAGACAAAACTCCTGGATGCCATCAAAGCCGACAGTGAGTCTGCATCTTTTTCTCTTGACTtgtaatcttatttttaaaagttttatgtcATTTTTGatcgatattataaattaatttgcttaaaataataaattctataatttctttgtttttttttttttttttttttttttttaattattgggTATATGATTATCATTGTTTAAAACATAACCTTTTACTCTTCCAGTGATCAGTtcactttaattattttataattaatttggtactaaaattaattattttttcaacagACATGGCTCCATTTTATGAAGAAGTTTGTAAAGACTTAAATTGGCCAGTAGATGAAGCACTTCTTACAACAATGAAAGCACAAAATGCAGAACAGTTGAAGAAACTTGATGATGCTATTGAGGATGCTGAGAAAAATTTAGGGGAGATGGAAGTTCGAGAAGCCAATTTAAAGAAATCTGAATATCTCTGTCGAATAGGTGACAAGGAAGGTGCAATCTCAGCATTTAGAAAAACTTATGACAAAACAGTATCTTTAGGGCACAGATTAGATATTGTATTCCACAATATTAGAATTGGCTTGTTTTATCTGGACCATGATCATATAAccagaaatattgaaaaggCCAAAAGGTAaactcaattttattttattatttttttaatactttacaatgattaatatattttatttatatttcacagCTTAATAGAAGAGGGAGGCGATTGGGACAGACGTAATCGTTTGAAAGTTTATCAAGGAGTATACTGCATAGCTGTTCGCAACTTTAAGGAAGCTGCAAATTTCTTTCTGGACACAATCAGCACATTTACAAGCTATGAACTCATGGATTATAACACATTCGTGAGATACACAGTTTACTTGAGTATGATAAGTCTTCCAAGAAATGAACTGAGAGACAAGATCATTAAAGGATCTGAGATATTGGAAGTTCTTCACAGTAATCTAGACGTCAAGGATTATTTGTTCTCATTGTATAATTGTCATTatgctgattttttcaagAACCTCggtaaatatgaaaaataatgcagctttaattttactttgtatTTGGAAAATTCTACAATTGTTGAAATATTGTTTCAGCTCATGTTGAAGGATTACTGCGCCGAGATTACTTGATATTTCCCCATTATCGATATTACGTTCGAGAGATGCGAATTCTCGCGTATACACAATTACTGGAATCTTATCGGTCTTTAACTCTACAGTATATGGCTGAAGCATTCGGTGTCACAGTGGAATACATTGACCAGTAAGCGATACTCGCATTTATTCAATTTActgttatttaattctttctctcCTGATAGgtttttattacgttacaaTTATCATCGTACATACGTTACATTTATAGAATGAAAACTTATGAAATATAGGCTCGAAATAGAGAAATATTACTAAcgtaaatgttatttttacagaGAACTGTCACGCTTTATAGCGGCAGGTCGTTTGCATTGCAAAGTCGATCGAGTTGGAGGCGTAGTCGAAACGAATCGGCCAGACAGCAAGAATTGGCAATATCAAGCGATGGTGAAGCAGGGCGATCTTTTACTCAACAGGGTGCAGAAATTATCacgtgttattaatatttaatttcttatatttgtataatttcagagattatatactaattatattaaaaaacaatcgAGACCGTCTAAACGATTGTCTACTGTATGCCTGTTTTGAAAAGTCTGTATGTCAAGTGTTCGCTTGAATTTTGTAACAAAGAAAACTAAAAAGTGTCACATTTGATTTTGTAAACAAGATACACGAATATTCCATCCGGAATATATAAAGT from Cardiocondyla obscurior isolate alpha-2009 linkage group LG12, Cobs3.1, whole genome shotgun sequence encodes the following:
- the Set gene encoding protein SET isoform X1, translated to MSSANKKAKELEDPGSGEGDARDYDVEIQKTLEEIDGCQNQIDGLNEKASDEILEVEKKYNKLRKPYFQKRNDIIKRIPNFWVTAFVNNKEIAEILEEDEEDALRFLNKLEVEEFEDIKSGYRINFYFDENPYFENDVLTKEFHLGSSASQSTSIRWKDGADLTKKSKTKTPLKGRKRPLKHRSFFDWFTDHGDPSSDEIAELIKDDMWPNPLQYYLAPDIDVENGIEGDGEECESEEEDEDEDAEGADDGDEGGEGEEGDDSIVVVEDDIDEDDDDDEAVNDEDDGVNEEDDLLVDDEGDREEGEEPE
- the Set gene encoding protein SET isoform X2, whose amino-acid sequence is MSSANKKAKELEDPGSGEGDARDYDVEIQKTLEEIDGCQNQIDGLNEKASDEILEVEKKYNKLRKPYFQKRNDIIKRIPNFWVTAFVNNKEIAEILEEDEEDALRFLNKLEVEEFEDIKSGYRINFYFDENPYFENDVLTKEFHLGSSGDPASQSTSIRWKDGADLTKKSKTKTPLKGRKRPLKHRSFFDWFTDHGDPSSDEIAELIKDDMWPNPLQYYLAPDIDVENGIEGDGEECESEEEDEDEDAEGADDGDEGGEGEEGDDSIVVVEDDIDEDDDDDEAVNDEDDGVNEEDDLLVDDEGDREEGEEPE
- the Rpn7 gene encoding 26S proteasome non-ATPase regulatory subunit 6; its protein translation is MPLENLEEEGLEKNPNLELAQTKFLLGLREHTDDAFLKTKLLDAIKADNMAPFYEEVCKDLNWPVDEALLTTMKAQNAEQLKKLDDAIEDAEKNLGEMEVREANLKKSEYLCRIGDKEGAISAFRKTYDKTVSLGHRLDIVFHNIRIGLFYLDHDHITRNIEKAKSLIEEGGDWDRRNRLKVYQGVYCIAVRNFKEAANFFLDTISTFTSYELMDYNTFVRYTVYLSMISLPRNELRDKIIKGSEILEVLHSNLDVKDYLFSLYNCHYADFFKNLAHVEGLLRRDYLIFPHYRYYVREMRILAYTQLLESYRSLTLQYMAEAFGVTVEYIDQELSRFIAAGRLHCKVDRVGGVVETNRPDSKNWQYQAMVKQGDLLLNRVQKLSRVINI